Proteins encoded within one genomic window of Oscarella lobularis chromosome 6, ooOscLobu1.1, whole genome shotgun sequence:
- the LOC136188572 gene encoding ubiquitin thioesterase otulin-like, producing the protein MEIPPNQTIIINNLNETVEKDELKKSLYAIFSEFGDIIAIETVKMRGQAFVVFKDTGAATNALRSMQGLSFLNKPLRIQFAESKSAAVAKIAGTYVERKREKRKPEDGESRKAKRKAAEAASGTQKEKPVRSGPELPAKRRPLHEKEKGLQRAGVSDRFDIESYAKREWKGNTSKARAVLNGYSAIKGLGFDTLRQIRGDNYCAIRASLFQALTNRTPMLRLWEALPYKTLVEDFKRQFHCHWLTKWSFAKRLHLDEEEVIPVLTDCLQVLSFRAGECVRRKHYKERLDYVLALFNDDKNWRITLGLMESIKFLMLKAAVELYANIQRNEDAPFWAHVLFARDTSPNPEAFMENHLNVVGDTGGLEQVEMFLLGFSLQATLKVMRPSQFGKEDFVTLYPDDSAEDCPKLGSSG; encoded by the exons ATGGAAATCCCGCCGAATCAGACGATTATCATCAATAACCTGAACGAGACAGTGGAGAAAGACG AACTAAAGAAAAGCCTGTATGCAATATTTTCCGAATTCGGCGACATCATAGCGATAGAAACGGTGAAAATGCGCGGCCAagcgttcgtcgtcttcaaggACACCGGCGCGGCGACAAACGCGCTTCGATCGATGCAAGGCCTTTCCTTTCTCAACAAACCATTGCGAATCCAGTTCGCCGAATCGAAATCGGCCGCCGTAGCGAAGATTGCCGGCACGTacgtcgaacgaaaacgcgagaaaCGCAAACcggaagacggcgaatcgagaaaggcgaaaaggAAGGCAGCGGAAGCGGCAAGCGGCactcaaaaagaaaaacccGTTCGAt CTGGACCCGAGTTGCCAGCAAAGAGACGCCCACTccacgagaaagagaaaggtctTCAGCGTGCTGGCGTCAGTGACCGTTTTGACATAGAAAGTTACGCTAAACGGGAATGGAAGGGAAACACGTCAAAGGCTAGAGCAGTGCTCAAT GGATATAGTGCGATCAAAGGGTTAGGGTTTGACACGTTGAGACAAATCCGTGGAGATAACTACTGCGCTATACGAGCGTCTCTTTTCCAAGCCCTCACAAATAGAACTCCAATGCTCAGACTGTGGGAGGCTCTTCCCTACAAAACa CTGGTGGAAGATTTCAAGAGACAGTTTCACTGTCACTGGCTCACTAAATGGAGTTTTGCGAAACGTTTGCATCTagacgaggaagaagtcATACCTGTGTTGACTGATTGCCTTCAAGTTCTTAGCTTTAGA GCTGGAGAATGCGTTAGACGAAAACACTACAAGGAACGACTTGATTACGTCTTGGCGCTTTTCAATGACGACAAAAATTGGCGGATCACCCTTGGCCTTATGGAATCAATCAAATTCCTGATGCTAAAAGCCGCTGTTGAGCTCTATGCTAATATACAGCGTAATGAAGATGCTCCTTTCTGGGCACATGTACTATTTGCCAGAGACACTTCACCAAACCCGGAAGCATTCATGGAAAATCATCTCAACGTTGTAGGTGATACTGGGGGACTCGAACAG GTTGAGATGTTTTTGCTTGGTTTTTCGTTGCAGGCAACTCTTAAGGTAATGAGGCCTTCTCAGTTTGGTAAAGAGGACTTTGTTACTTTGTATCCTGATGATTCGGCTGAGGACTGTCCAAAGCTGGGCTCTAGTGGCTGA
- the LOC136188573 gene encoding lysine--tRNA ligase-like: MSLTDFIEKYDHLEAGSQESDVTVNLSGRIHAKRESRKHLIFYDLRGEGVKLQIMATANASTQDFERIHGKIKRGDIVGVTGNPGKTKKGELSIIPHTVLLLSPCLHMLPHLHFGLRDKARSSFRVCVYFITDRYFTQRLDSTKTAQQT, encoded by the exons ATGTCGCTGACCGATTTCATCGAGAAATACGATCATTTGGAGGCGGGCAGTCAagagagtgacgtcaccgttaACCTCTCGGGACGAATTCACGCGAAGAGAGAATCGAGAAAGCATTTGATATTCTACGATTTGAGAGGCGAGGGAGTCAAACTTCAAATTATGGCCACAGCGAA TGCTTCGACTCAAGATTTTGAACGAATTCACGGCAAAATCAAGAGAGGCGACATTGTTGGTGTCACGGGAAATCCAG gcaaaacaaagaaaggcgaaTTGAGTATTATTCCTCATACGGTGCTTCTCCTCTCGCCGTGTCTGCACATGCTGCCACATCTGCACTTTGGTCTTCGAGACAAGGCACGTTCGTCATTCCGCGTTTGTGTCTATTTTATAACAGACAGATATTTCACACAAAGACTCGACTCAACTAAAACAGCGCAGCAGACATAA